From one Bacteroides intestinalis DSM 17393 genomic stretch:
- a CDS encoding sugar isomerase domain-containing protein, whose translation MLALEWLKNAHGIMEKLEATQLENIKKAATVMADSIEAGRWVHTFGCGHATIPVEEMYPRIGSFVGFHPLCELPLTFFTQIIGQMGIHQFLFLERAEGYGQEIMKNYDFDAKDCIWIFSHTGINAVNIDIALEAKKRGMKVIVYGSAGETGDKASRHSSGKNLFQLADIVVDSCVPLVDASVPLKNHFDKVGPLSTLSFVTMVWMTITTVAEILADRGVHLYIHPSHNVPGDTTAHERLDAAIAEYQKKVKIL comes from the coding sequence ATGTTAGCACTTGAATGGTTAAAAAACGCGCATGGCATCATGGAAAAACTGGAAGCCACGCAATTGGAGAATATCAAAAAGGCAGCCACCGTTATGGCAGATTCTATCGAAGCCGGTCGTTGGGTACACACGTTCGGATGTGGCCATGCCACTATCCCTGTTGAGGAAATGTATCCGCGTATCGGTAGTTTCGTCGGTTTCCACCCGCTGTGCGAACTCCCGCTGACATTCTTTACACAAATCATCGGCCAGATGGGTATCCACCAATTCCTGTTCTTGGAAAGAGCTGAAGGATACGGACAGGAAATTATGAAGAACTATGATTTCGACGCTAAAGATTGCATTTGGATATTTTCTCACACAGGTATCAACGCAGTAAATATCGACATCGCATTGGAAGCCAAGAAACGTGGCATGAAAGTAATTGTTTACGGCTCGGCAGGAGAAACAGGTGACAAAGCAAGCCGCCATTCCAGCGGTAAGAACCTGTTCCAACTTGCTGATATTGTAGTAGATTCCTGTGTGCCCTTAGTAGACGCTTCCGTGCCTCTGAAGAATCATTTCGATAAAGTAGGTCCGTTGTCAACCCTGAGTTTCGTTACCATGGTATGGATGACTATCACCACAGTTGCCGAGATTCTGGCAGATCGCGGTGTGCATCTGTATATCCATCCGTCTCACAACGTTCCGGGAGACACGACAGCCCACGAACGATTGGATGCTGCTATTGCCGAATATCAGAAGAAAGTAAAAATCCTCTAA
- a CDS encoding TIGR01212 family radical SAM protein (This family includes YhcC from E. coli K-12, an uncharacterized radical SAM protein.), with the protein MDTAPILYNEFPLFLKRYFPYKVQKISLNAGFTCPNRDGSKGYGGCTYCNNQTFNPEYCRTEKSVTQQLEEGKIFFAHKYPEMKYLAYFQAYTNTYGELEALKRKYEEALTVPDVVGLVIGTRPDCMSDALLHYLEEVKKHTFLLVEYGIESTNDATLRRINRGHTYQDTVDAVERTAGCGILTGGHVILGLPGERHEDLVAQASTLSRIPLTTLKMHQLQLIRGTRMAHEYEQHPEDFHLFDVEEYIDLVVDYIEHLRPDLVLERFVSQSPKELLIAPDWGLKNYEFNHRIQKKMRQLGAYQGKKYEM; encoded by the coding sequence ATGGACACCGCACCTATATTATATAATGAATTTCCACTCTTTCTGAAGCGTTATTTTCCGTATAAGGTACAGAAGATATCGCTCAATGCCGGTTTTACCTGTCCCAATAGAGACGGTTCAAAGGGATATGGTGGTTGTACTTACTGCAACAACCAAACTTTCAATCCTGAGTATTGCCGTACGGAAAAGTCCGTTACTCAGCAACTGGAAGAAGGAAAAATATTCTTTGCCCATAAGTATCCTGAGATGAAGTACCTTGCTTACTTCCAGGCGTATACTAATACTTACGGTGAGTTGGAAGCCTTGAAGCGGAAATACGAAGAAGCGCTCACTGTTCCCGATGTAGTCGGTCTGGTCATCGGTACCCGGCCGGATTGTATGTCGGATGCCCTGCTTCATTATCTGGAAGAGGTTAAGAAACATACTTTCCTGCTGGTGGAGTATGGTATTGAGAGTACGAATGATGCTACACTTCGTCGTATCAATCGAGGACATACTTATCAGGATACGGTTGATGCAGTGGAACGCACTGCCGGCTGTGGTATTCTTACAGGTGGGCACGTCATACTGGGACTTCCCGGAGAAAGGCATGAAGATTTGGTGGCACAAGCTTCCACTCTGTCACGTATCCCCCTTACCACCTTGAAAATGCATCAGTTACAACTGATACGCGGCACCCGGATGGCACATGAATATGAACAACATCCCGAGGATTTCCATCTGTTTGACGTAGAAGAATATATTGACTTGGTAGTGGACTACATAGAGCATTTACGCCCGGATTTGGTATTAGAACGCTTTGTCTCACAGTCTCCTAAAGAATTGTTAATAGCACCCGACTGGGGACTGAAAAATTATGAATTTAACCACCGTATACAAAAAAAAATGCGCCAGCTTGGAGCTTATCAGGGAAAGAAATATGAAATGTGA
- a CDS encoding MFS transporter → MSSYNKNLVFTAACIGMCFFGISMITLGAVLPSLTTKLALDNLQATALVTFLPLGLLGGSLLFGPIVDRFGHKALLLLSCLVVLLGLEGIAFFTSIPLLQVSIIGIGLGGGILNGETNALVADISNEAEKGSRLSLLGAFYGIGALGIPVLLSFLSEYYSFEIILQGTGMVMLIGILFCLGIRFPAPKQPQGFPIKEGLGLLKESSLLLLSFILFFQSGIEGVCNNWTTLYLGQTTSIPENRALIALTCMVAGLTVARLLLVVLFKKIKQETVLRTSLITAVVGFTLLTFAPGFARAAIGMVLIGAGLASTFPVILSIIGSRYASLSGTAFSVALVIALIGQTLLNSLTGIISQGYSIVVYPYMMIVSLLIMLLLFKRSLK, encoded by the coding sequence ATGAGTAGTTACAACAAGAATCTGGTATTCACGGCTGCGTGCATCGGCATGTGTTTCTTTGGCATTTCGATGATCACCCTGGGGGCGGTACTACCATCCCTCACCACTAAACTGGCTCTGGATAACCTCCAGGCAACTGCACTGGTGACGTTCCTGCCTCTCGGCTTACTGGGAGGTTCCCTGCTTTTCGGTCCTATTGTAGACCGCTTCGGCCATAAAGCGCTACTGCTACTCAGTTGTCTGGTTGTACTCCTCGGACTGGAAGGAATCGCTTTCTTCACAAGTATTCCGCTATTACAGGTCTCTATTATAGGAATCGGATTGGGAGGTGGTATCCTGAATGGTGAAACCAATGCTTTGGTAGCAGACATCTCCAACGAAGCAGAAAAAGGCTCACGGCTCAGTCTGCTCGGGGCATTCTATGGCATCGGCGCATTGGGGATTCCTGTACTGTTAAGCTTCCTGTCTGAATACTATTCTTTTGAAATCATCCTGCAAGGTACAGGTATGGTCATGCTGATTGGCATTTTATTCTGTCTTGGCATACGTTTCCCTGCCCCGAAACAACCGCAAGGATTTCCCATTAAGGAAGGATTGGGACTATTAAAGGAAAGCAGTTTATTATTGCTTAGCTTCATCCTCTTTTTCCAAAGTGGCATCGAAGGAGTTTGTAACAACTGGACTACCCTTTATTTGGGACAAACCACCAGCATCCCCGAAAACCGGGCACTTATAGCACTGACTTGTATGGTAGCCGGATTGACCGTTGCCCGCCTGTTACTGGTAGTCCTTTTCAAGAAGATTAAGCAAGAGACGGTTTTGCGAACCAGCTTGATTACTGCTGTGGTAGGCTTTACACTCTTGACATTCGCACCCGGTTTTGCACGCGCTGCCATAGGTATGGTACTTATCGGGGCAGGATTGGCATCCACTTTCCCGGTCATACTCAGCATTATCGGCAGTCGTTATGCCTCCTTATCAGGAACGGCATTCAGTGTAGCCCTTGTTATCGCCCTTATCGGACAGACACTGCTGAACAGCCTCACCGGAATTATCTCACAGGGATACAGCATCGTTGTATACCCGTATATGATGATAGTTTCACTGCTGATTATGCTTCTATTGTTTAAACGTTCACTCAAATAA
- a CDS encoding ROK family protein, whose amino-acid sequence MATIALDIGGTKIASAIFLPDGSMLFNRKRLLKGRTGHEVGKLAAEILAKLLTIARRSRTQIDGVGVCVPGIVYSQTGRVWAPNIPGWENYPLQEVLRTVTAPDIEIYIDSDRTCYMYGEMWQGAAKECHSAVFIAVGTGIGAGIIIDGHVLHGANDIIGATGWMALQPPYKEAYDACGCFEYYASGNGIGARVRDAVRANKAYKGRLRQKPICRISAYDVFNAYNESDPIAVSVLHKAIEMWGMASANLVSLLNPQKIIWGGGVFGPASIFIDDIYKEACKWAQPLSIKQVEFVASQLSGNAGLIGAAFLAIKKHLYE is encoded by the coding sequence ATGGCTACTATCGCTCTCGATATAGGCGGCACCAAAATAGCCAGTGCTATTTTCCTCCCCGACGGAAGTATGTTGTTCAACCGGAAGCGCCTGCTGAAAGGAAGAACAGGACATGAAGTAGGCAAGCTTGCTGCAGAAATTCTTGCCAAACTCCTGACCATTGCCCGCAGAAGCCGTACTCAAATTGATGGTGTCGGCGTATGTGTACCCGGCATTGTTTATTCACAAACAGGACGTGTATGGGCTCCAAATATTCCCGGTTGGGAAAACTATCCGCTACAGGAAGTGCTGCGTACCGTGACTGCACCGGATATTGAAATTTACATCGACAGTGACCGCACTTGCTATATGTATGGAGAAATGTGGCAGGGAGCAGCCAAAGAGTGTCACAGCGCAGTGTTCATTGCTGTAGGCACAGGTATAGGTGCAGGAATCATCATTGACGGGCACGTGTTGCACGGGGCAAACGATATCATCGGCGCCACCGGCTGGATGGCACTGCAACCACCTTATAAAGAAGCATATGATGCCTGCGGCTGTTTTGAATATTACGCCTCAGGAAATGGAATCGGAGCCAGAGTGCGGGATGCAGTCCGTGCAAACAAAGCCTACAAAGGGCGCTTGCGTCAGAAACCGATCTGTCGGATTTCGGCTTACGATGTATTCAATGCATACAATGAGAGCGACCCGATTGCTGTTTCTGTCTTGCACAAGGCCATAGAAATGTGGGGAATGGCTTCGGCTAACCTGGTCAGCTTACTAAACCCGCAGAAAATAATCTGGGGAGGCGGTGTATTCGGTCCTGCCTCCATCTTCATAGACGATATCTACAAAGAAGCCTGCAAATGGGCACAACCGCTCAGCATCAAACAGGTGGAATTTGTTGCCTCTCAATTGTCCGGTAATGCCGGACTGATAGGAGCTGCTTTTCTCGCTATCAAAAAGCACCTGTATGAGTAA